The following are encoded together in the Lathyrus oleraceus cultivar Zhongwan6 chromosome 3, CAAS_Psat_ZW6_1.0, whole genome shotgun sequence genome:
- the LOC127128482 gene encoding uncharacterized protein LOC127128482 — protein MAGAFWATRVLEKVKKHDSGGLLWKRIKLTTTRKANAKKRLLRVWQNEAVLKACSEPAPSVNSSAGANNVAKTS, from the exons ATGGCTGGTGCATTTTGGGCGACACGTGTGTTGGAGAAAGTGAAGAAGCATGACTCTGGAGGACTCCTTTGGAAGAGAATCAAACTCACCACTACCCGTAAAGCCAATGCTAAGAAGCGTCTTCTCCGTGTGTGGCAG AATGAAGCTGTCCTCAAGGCATGTTCTGAACCAGCTCCTTCAGTAAATTCTTCTGCCGGCGCCAACAATGTTGCAAAGACTAGTTAA